One stretch of Centroberyx gerrardi isolate f3 chromosome 13, fCenGer3.hap1.cur.20231027, whole genome shotgun sequence DNA includes these proteins:
- the LOC139928899 gene encoding uncharacterized protein LOC139928899, translating into MESCSFQSQLVSVMEILAKAAVAEINRRVDDSCALLRLEISQSQRDIDVLKRKCEAMEAELRRTRMRARRKGFYPPAAERYSPLVKAVLNKERETAAWDRQMDAEEQIQPPQCADMEPAGEAEPILIKEESAEEDEWKSDPQEKLMSGAGQPACFEDTEPAQTEGFVEHYHPAENPADPGSLLPPTDGYDTFPEQQPNGNQGEAELSVKHEKEEAPVESVAPLDSGHQFVMEEADGQLWSSNPGRDAGDPSFSYAAQEYEQIPSMFTSQSGLPLSHSVPEDMEPPIHSVGKSQSTVVSAARVKRRARAFGYKRPQPVQAPEEGHNTLTQINSIGQSSLIPQPTQHQYRDLAPHVRNENEDLMAPIPATSAYNGYSRGSFGLVRRMRTPWRSGVGEKRFSCTYCGKSFMRFSQLKEHLRSHTGEKPFSCLQCGRSFTKQCNLIRHAVVHSGEKPYECALCGKCFTQRSSLKSHQKTAH; encoded by the exons ATGGAGAGCTGCAGCTTCCAGAGCCAGCTGGTGTCCGTCATGGAGATCCTGGCCAAGGCAGCTGTGGCAGAGATAAACAGGCGAGTGGATGACAGCTGTGCGCTTTTACGCCTGGAAATCAGTCAGAGCCAGCGGGACATCGACGTGCTGAAGAGGAAATGCGAGGCGATGGAGGCAGAGCtgaggaggacgaggatgagAGCCAGGAGGAAAG GTTTTTACCCCCCGGCTGCTGAAAGGTATTCTCCTCTAGTCAAGGCAGTTTtgaacaaagagagggagacagcagcttgggacagacagatggatgctGAGGAGCAAATTCAGCCTCCACAG TGTGCAGACATGGAGCCTGCTGGAGAAGCCGAACCCATCCTGATCAAAGAGGAGTCTGCAGAGGAAGACGAGTGGAAGAGCGACCCGCAGGAGAAGCTGA tGTCTGGAGCCGGGCAGCCGGCGTGTTTTGAAGACACAGAACCCGCCCAGACCGAAGGCTTTGTGGAGCATTACCACCCAGCGGAGAACCCAGCCGACCCCGGATCCCTGCTTCCCCCGACAGACGGCTATGACACATTCCCAGAGCAGCAGCCCAACGGAAACCAAGGCGAAGCAGAACTGTCAGTGAAACACGAGAAAGAGGAAGCGCCGGTGGAGAGCGTGGCCCCGCTTGATTCAGGCCACCAGTTCGTCATGGAGGAAGCTGACGGACAGCTGTGGTCGTCCAATCCGGGCCGAGACGCCGGCGATCCGAGCTTCTCGTACGCCGCGCAAGAGTACGAGCAGATTCCTTCGATGTTCACGTCTCAGAGCGGCCTGCCTTTGAGTCACTCTGTACCTGAAGATATGGAACCACCGATTCACTCAGTGGGGAAATCGCAGTCGACCGTGGTGAGTGCGGCACGGGTGAAACGGCGAGCCAGAGCGTTTGGCTACAAGCGACCACAGCCAGTGCAAGCACCAGAAGAGGGACACAACACTTTAACCCAGATTAACTCTATTGGACAAAGCAGCTTGATCCCACAACCGACGCAGCATCAGTACAGGGACTTGGCGCCGCACGTGAGGAACGAAAACGAGGATTTGATGGCGCCGATCCCGGCGACCTCGGCTTACAACGGATACAGCCGCGGCAGCTTCGGCCTGGTGAGGAGAATGAGGACGCCCTGGAGGTCCGGGGTCGGCGAGAAGAGGTTCAGCTGCACGTACTGCGGCAAAAGCTTCATGAGGTTCAGCCAGCTCAAAGAGCACCTGAGGAGTCACACGGGGGAAAAGCCGTTCAGCTGCCTGCAGTGCGGCAGGAGCTTCACCAAGCAGTGTAACCTCATCAGACACGCCGTGGTCCACAGCGGGGAGAAGCCCTACGAGTGCGCGCTGTGCGGGAAATGCTTCACCCAGCGCTCCAGTCTGAAGTCCCACCAGAAAACGGCACACTGA
- the LOC144542188 gene encoding uncharacterized protein LOC144542188, producing the protein MKTHRNGESIEMLEAHHLMFKMPDNQPSENLAEPKTGPATLEEQLPGSGYSERVGEQALIVKVEPDGGDFQTLGQLGNEDGTEAPDQSQLWTSGIEKSSDTPSPVPGCSNVTPQTASVVSHDIKYRLSPAGGAASEQRGYASPSKDLPFLDDKEKLEMMQNNPYAIMGMQSRSSDMLIAPEMHDHPTAEEVAVNEYSAATNRTQEVFEFDMTGSGNLEDNCSVDATKQNCFICSTCGQSFDSFSHFQRHQCKNIGEQSFSCEICGKIFNQMSILKLHLKLHVD; encoded by the exons ATGAAGACGCACAGAAACG GTGAGAGCATAGAAATGCTGGAGGCACATCACCTGATGTTTAAGATGCCTGATAATCAACCATCCGAGAACCTGGCAGAACCCAAGACCGGACCGGCAACTTTAGAGGAACAGCTCCCCGGCTCCGGATACAGCGAGAGGGTTGGCGAACAAGCATTAATAGTAAAGGTAGAGCCAGACGGGGGGGATTTCCAAACTCTCGGTCAGTTAGGGAATGAAGACGGTACAGAAGCACCAGACCAAAGCCAGCTGTGGACATCTGGGATAGAGAAGAGCAGTGACACTCCTTCTCCAGTACCTGGTTGCTCTAATGTCACGCCACAAACTGCCAGTGTAGTTTCTCACGACATCAAGTATCGCCTCAGTCCTGCCGGCGGAGCAGCGAGCGAGCAGAGAGGCTACGCATCGCCGAGCAAGGATCTGCCTTTTCTAGATGACAAAGAGAAGCTGGAGATGATGCAGAACAATCCGTACGCAATCATGGGCATGCAATCCAGAAGCTCGGATATGTTGATAGCACCCGAGATGCACGATCACCCAACTGCGGAGGAGGTTGCAGTGAATGAGTACAGTGCAGCCACTAACAGGACTCAGGAGGTATTTGAATTTGACATGACTGGCTCAGGCAACCTGGAGGACAACTGTAGTGTAGACGCAACTAAGCAAAATTGCTTTATATGCTCAACTTGTGGGCAAAGCTTTGACAGTTTCAGTCACTTTCAGAGACACCAGTGCAAAAATATTGGTGAGCAATCCTTCAGCTGTGAGATATGTGGTaagatttttaatcagatgagCATCCTGAAATTGCACCTTAAACTCCATGTAGATTAA
- the LOC144542152 gene encoding uncharacterized protein LOC144542152 — MSFSSSFGTQVAAIMDVLAKAAVAEITKLMDDGTVVFRLEMCRRDSEIQELKRSLQLMEVELCKAQEVAAEAATARVTGEKQEQAAAGTQVSHRADQEDQETRAMFLDSEPVSSLCEPGHQTEDSRDLRSAVKAEPVDNLATQETTDNTGTTDKNVYFELEERDNPLWPPGRGVFEEASVEPAHAIQQCLQIFSPQTEQYPAHSNTESSYKSSSTAAEKIADDSFSAPIKVELEMRPVCVGSSTSESHHNEQFRHISHPAVNEEQRLQSTLQQAGPSLAPPHVQRSRQGALGSNAAHAEDHILSRNSLKAKRPLNVWRANQKLFTCSMCSKGFPRLCQLEEHRSTHGAFKPFRCLECGKSFTQKTRLKTHQSVHTGERPFSCKICGKMFSRQDNCLRHERFHSGLKPYSCGQCGKSFTVLGNLKIHQEIHLRGR; from the exons atgtctttctcttcctctttcggTACGCAGGTCGCAGCAATAATGGACGTCCTGGCAAAGGCAGCGGTCGCCGAAATAACCAAGCTTATGGACGACGGGACTGTCGTTTTCAGACTGGAGATGTGTCGGAGAGACAGCGAGATACAGGAACTCAAAAGAAGTTTGCAGCTGATGGAGGTTGAACTCTGCAAAGCGCAGGAAGTAGCAGCCGAAGCGGCCACAGCACGGGTTACCGGGGAGAAACAAGAGCAGGCAGCGGCCGGGACTCAAGTCTCACACAGAG CTGACCAGGAGGATCAGGAAACACGTGCCATGTTTTTGGACTCAGAGCCCGTCAGTTCACTCTGTGAGCCTGGACACCAGACAGAAGACAGCAGGGACTTGAGGTCAGCGGTGAAAGCTGAGCCAGTAGACAATCTTGCCACCCAAGAAACGACAGACAACACAGGGACAACCGATAAAAACGTGTACTTTGAACTGGAAGAGCGAGACAACCCACTCTGGCCTCCTGGTCGTGGCGTGTTCGAGGAAGCCTCTGTCGAACCGGCGCATGCAATACAGCAGTGCCTACAGATTTTCTCCCCTCAAACCGAGCAGTACCCCGCTCACAGTAACACAGAAAGTTCCTATAAGTCTTCATCGACTGCAGCGGAGAAGATCGCAGATGATTCGTTCAGTGCACCGATAAAAGTAGAGCTAGAGATGCGACcggtgtgtgtgggaagcaGCACATCCGAGTCCCATCACAATGAACAGTTCAGACACATCTCGCACCCTGCAGTCAACGAGGAACAGCGCTTGCAGTCTACGTTGCAACAGGCGGGACCTTCGTTAGCCCCGCCCCACGTGCAGAGATCGAGACAAGGCGCTTTGGGATCAAACGCCGCGCACGCCGAAGATCACATCCTCAGTAGAAACAGCTTGAAGGCGAAGAGGCCGCTCAATGTGTGGAGAGCAAATCAAAAACTGTTCACCTGCTCAATGTGCAGCAAGGGCTTCCCCCGCCTGTGCCAGCTGGAAGAGCACAGGTCCACTCACGGCGCCTTCAAGCCGTTCAGATGCCTCGAGTGCGGGAAGTCTTTCACCCAGAAGACCCGGCTGAAGACGCACCAGAGCGTGCACACGGGAGAGAGACCCTTCAGCTGCAAGATCTGCGGCAAGATGTTCTCCAGGCAGGACAACTGCCTGCGACACGAACGCTTCCACAGCGGACTGAAGCCGTACAGCTGCGGACAGTGCGGCAAGAGCTTCACGGTGCTCGGTAACCTCAAAATACACCAGGAGATTCACCTGAGGGGAAGGTAG
- the arhgap30 gene encoding uncharacterized protein arhgap30, producing the protein MRRVRRKVGNKDKVFGCDLLEHLTASSQEIPQVLRSCSEFVEHHGVVDGIYRLSGVSSNIQKLRSEFDSDGSPDLNKDLYLQDIHCVSSLCKAYFRELPNPLLTYQLYDKFAEAVAIQLEEERLVKITDVLKELPSPHYRTLEFLMRHLVRMASHSSETNMHARNLAIVWAPNLLRSKDIEASGFNGTAAFMEVRVQSIVVEFILTHVPQLFPEEGASLERRKSLPSPSAMCSQDEPFFRSVPPQFPTSFGNISPGDGPLPIRPYHAIIEGTDKRKGSLKGRKWRSIFNIGGRFPDPRRRNKSSAKEKDRPALRPARSMDSLSSPAFPNEGSRHKAHPSQRPPSTHISPLAVPSPQPGAEAGASASSGYAVTYRRGTGVVSGGGGTQGTYNTLDPDGLGATGGEGQSHPSRSPGLSTKVGRRAAMHITGPHLVTVPLHITSNLALGVLQGGGGDRVIHCRRNKNGGDKVEGAKEGGERVERKDGRETERKEKGGRVVAAEDAKEDKYDGRSVKDEELEEGKGSTAVEETAEGAKEEEKEEKEEEEEAAAGEERRLKPEPAAGGGGEGGEQGAKHLNSNTEEDDDENGDDSDLYMEMKGAEPVAAAVPDSPLSDTSVCGASSVSDVSDILNSTEVDPDDQEMSGYVQDNFDFLDHMDCSVSMQINEFSVEPPGFEDDEYEDMEQHRPSPLPQDAPQLQPPPSPHTHTHTHTHLQPDTHSQTQLNSHRPLSADAHGRHVKSLSLPYMTPPFLPAQFFSEEDVVGDDNDDDDDDDDDDYSDEDDEGMFCQSLPPNYSFHNLTWHGPVIDAGKVFSPSLSYNHTVGRVPVGQSQSSEGTELEPLDAELSVCKEPPIRNQEQGEGKDEEGLEKKEEEEDKADQEEDQIERNMQTQSTAAAEEEEEELHAVDAGFVEDDPGDTETTSCVEFPLPETEDSDETVNMADMRVKDEKEAVENGKSSAGHFDDTMYETDSSVLVTLPTCHAVSCAETVDISAEVSRKLSVRATEEPKASVRGDKAGESDEGEESKVEEEVEDRFGGKGEAAEIKESEENKEGEGIPDEEQGDALCGTGCEIWDEFEEVVCAIIEGEESRNAETKEWREDRGMTGDAVKVKEEDEQIEMEKAGDLSEETNVSEEGMMRQEEEEGAIIKTEVKTEVAATQMETLFIEEDDKNPETQQDFEKQGINLPKRSESDDGNEEGDREIQEKREEKNEEGDSKEQGQENEGKERAEERPPTPPGVDGKEEQPKEVKSDVKESKEGKSEGSDSSRGSEAGVGRKLVISKQAASKVYQVKSVPVVPPKPQHCRLTALSLRQQQQQQRERERENSAKAVTEAEREKSCAAEQGKDGEGEDESRGRKERQALRERRRDGDEGGTRESSRNSPLSMCFDEAVAIATMRRGREKESEKERERQRDWGYEVQ; encoded by the exons ATGCGGAGAGTCCGGAGGAAAGTGGGGAACAAAGACAAGGTGTTTGGGTGTGATCTGCTGGAGCACCTGACCGCCTCCAGTCAGGAGA TTCCCCAGGTCTTGCGAAGCTGCAGTGAGTTTGTTGAGCACCATGGAGTTGTGGATGGAATATACAGGCTGTCAGGGGTGTCATCCAACATACAGAAACTGAg GAGTGAGTTCGACAGCGATGGGAGTCCAGATCTCAACAAGGATCTGTACCTGCAGGACATCCACTGTGTCAGCTCGCTGTGTAAAGCCTACTTCAGAGAGCTGCCCAACCCGCTGCTCACATACCAGCTCTATGACAAGTTTGCT GAGGCTGTGGCCatccagctggaggaggagaggctggtAAAGATCACAGATGTGCTGAAAGAACTGCCATCGCCACATTACAG GACTCTGGAGTTTCTGATGCGTCACCTCGTCAGGATGGCCTCTCACTCCTCAGAGACCAACATGCACGCCAGGAACCTCGCCATCGTCTGGGCGCCCAATCTGCTCAG GTCAAAGGACATTGAGGCGTCTGGTTTTAACGGTACAGCAGCCTTCATGGAGGTCAGAGTCCAGTCCATCGTGGTGGAGTTCATCCTCACACACGTCCCTCAGCTGTTTCCTGaggaag GTGCATCTCTTGAGAGGCGGAAGTCCCTCCCATCCCCGTCAGCGATGTGCAGTCAGGACGAGCCATTTTTCAGGTCCGTTCCCCCTCAGTTTCCCACCAGCTTTGGTAACATCAGTCCAGGAGACGGTCCTCTTCCCATAAGGCCCTACCACGCTATCATCGAAGGCACTGACAA GAGAAAAGGATCTCTGAAGGGCAGGAAGTGGAGGTCCATCTTCAACATCGGAGGCCGGTTCCCCGACCCTCGACGGAGGAACAAGAGCTCAGCCAAAG agaAAGACCGGCCGGCTCTGAGACCAGCGAGAAGCATGGACTCCCTCAGCAGCCCGGCCTTTCCAAACGAAG GTTCCAGACACAAGGCCCACCCTTCCCAGCGCCCTCCATCAACCCACATCTCTCCCCTCGCCGTTCCCTCTCCCCAACCTGGCGCCGAGGCCGGGGCGTCTGCCAGCAGCGGATACGCCGTGACCTACCGCCGGGGTACGGGGGTGGTCAGCGGGGGCGGGGGCACCCAGGGCACCTACAACACCCTGGACCCCGACGGGTTAGGGGCCACGGGCGGCGAGGGCCAGTCGCACCCGTCCAGATCCCCGGGACTCTCCACCAAAGTGGGCCGGCGGGCCGCCATGCACATCACCGGGCCTCACCTGGTCACCGTGCCCCTGCATATCACCTCCAACCTGGCGCTTGGGGTGCTGcaagggggcgggggggacaGGGTGATCCACTGTAGGAGGAATAAGAACGGAGGGGACAAGGTGGAAGgagcgaaggagggaggagagagggtggagcggaaggatggaagagaaacggaaaggaaggagaaaggcgGAAGGGTCGTCGCGGCGGAGGATGCGAAAGAGGACAAATATGATGGAAGGAGTGTGAAAGACGAGGAGTtagaggaagggaaagggagtACAGCAGTGGAGGAAACGGCTGAAGGAgcaaaagaggaggagaaggaggagaaggaggaagaggaagaggcagcgGCGGGAGAAGAGCGTCGACTGAAGCCGGAGCCTGCAGCGGGAGGCGGAGGCGAGGGTGGAGAGCAAGGTGCCAAACACCTGAATTCCAACAcggaggaagatgatgatgaaaacgGTGACGACAGTGACCTATACATGG AAATGAAAGGTGCAGAGCCCGTTGCAGCAGCTGTTCCAGATTCCCCCCTGTCAGACACGAGTGTGTGCGGAGCCAGCAGTGTGTCGGATGTGTCTGATATCCTCAACTCTACTGAGGTGGATCCGGACGATCAGGAGATGTCTGGATACGTTCAGGATAACTTTGACTTCCTGGACCATATGGACTGCAGCGTCTccatgcag ATAAATGAGTTCTCTGTGGAGCCGCCCGGTTTCGAGGACGATGAGTATGAAGACATGGAGCAGCACAGGCCTTCCCCTCTTCCACAGGACGCTCCGCAGCTGCAGCCGCCTCcgagcccacacacacacacacacacacacacacacctgcagccagacacacacagtcagacccAGTTAAACTCACACAGGCCGCTCAGCGCCGATGCACACGGACGACACGTGAAATCCCTCAGTTTGCCTTACATGACCCCGCCCTTCCTCCCAGCCCAGTTTTTCTCTGAAGAAGACGTTGTGGGTGATGacaacgatgatgatgatgatgatgatgatgatgattacagtgATGAGGATGACGAGGGAATGTTCTGTCAAAGCCTTCCGCCTAATTACAGTTTCCACAATCTGACCTGGCATGGTCCAGTCATTGATGCGGGCAAAGTCTTCTCCCCTTCCCTATCTTACAATCACACTGTTGGTAGAGTTCCTGTTGGCCAATCACAGAGCTCTGAGGGCACAGAGCTTGAGCCATTGGACGCTGAACTTTCTGTATGTAAAGAACCACCTATAAGAAATCAGGAGCAGGGAGAAGGGAAAGATGAAGAGGGactggagaagaaggaggaagaggaagataaaGCTGACCAGGAAGAAGACCAAATAGAAAGAAATATGCAAACACAAAG CACAGcggcagcagaagaagaagaagaagagctccATGCAGTTGATGCCGGCTTCGTGGAAGATGATCCAGGTGACACAGAAACAACCAGCTGTGTAGAGTTTCCCCTGCCAGAGACTGAGGACAGTGATGAAACAGTCAATATGGCTGACATGAGGGTCAAAGACGAGAAGGAAGCGGTTGAGAATGGTAAAAGCTCTGCAGGCCACTTTGATGATACCATGTATGAAACTGATTCCAGTGTTTTGGTTACGCTTCCAACTTGTCATGCGGTTTCTTGCGCTGAGactgttgatatttcagcagaAGTTTCCAGAAAACTATCTGTGAGGGCAACAGAAGAGCCTAAAGCCAGTGTTAGGGGGGACAAGGCAGGAGAGAgcgatgagggagaggagagtaaggtagaagaagaggtagaggacAGATTTGGAGGAAAAGGGGAGGCCGCGGAAATAAAAGAAAGTGAAGAGAACAAGGAAGGCGAAGGGATACCCGATGAAGAGCAGGGTGATGCACTTTGTGGGACGGGCTGCGAAATCTGGGACGAGTTTGAAGAAGTCGTATGTGCAATCATAGAAGGCGAGGAAAGTAGGAATGCTGAGACGAAAGAATGGAGAGAAGATAGAGGTATGACAGGAGATGCGGTCAAAGTTAAGGAGGAAGATGAGCAGATAGAGATGGAAAAGGCGGGTGATCTTAGCGAAGAGACAAACGTTTCGGAAGAGGGGATGAtgaggcaggaggaagaggaaggagccATCATCAAGACAGAAGTTAAAACAGAAGTCGCGGCAACACAGATGGAGACTTTGTTCATCGAAGAAGACGACAAGAACCCAGAGACGCAGCAAGATTTCGAGAAACAAGGGATTAATTTGCCAAAGAGAAGTGAGTCAGATGACGGGAATGAGGAAGGAGATAGAGAAATCCAAGAGAAGCGTGAAGAGAAGAATGAGGAAGGAGATTCAAAAGAGCAAGGACAAGAGAACGAAGGCAAGGAGAGAGCCGAGGAGCGACCTCCGACACCGCCAGGCGTAGACGGAAAGGAGGAACAGCCGAAGGAGGTGAAGTCCGACGTCAAAGAGTCGAAGGAGGGCAAGAGCGAGGGGAGCGACAGCAGCCGAGGATCTGAGGCAGGAGTGGGCAGAAAGCTGGTGATCTCCAAGCAGGCCGCCTCTAAAGTGTACCAAGTGAAATCGGTGCCGGTGGTGCCGCCCAAGCCGCAGCACTGCCGACTCACCGCGCTCAGCctccgacagcagcagcagcagcagagggagagggagagggaaaactCGGCGAAAGCGGTGACAGAAGCGGAACGGGAGAAATCCTGCGCGGCGGAACAGGGAAAAGACGGCGAGGGGGAAGacgagagcagagggaggaaggagaggcaggcgctcagggagaggaggagggacgggGACGAGGGCGGGACGAGGGAGTCGAGTAGAAACAGTCCCCTCAGCATGTGTTTCGACGAGGCCGTCGCCATAGCGACCATgaggcgagggagggagaaggagagcgagaaggagagggagagacagagggattgGGGATATGAAGTACAGTGA
- the LOC139928900 gene encoding uncharacterized protein LOC139928900: MTCQLAEMLIQENMANCVAFQSKLTSIMDVLAKTAVVEISKLWEDGFAYVQVELRRRESEVEALKRKLVFMENERLTLMSRAQGSSLPSSSSSSKTEQQKKTLPPTDDGSNMDSVHRASSEQNVREKVDQTTPSPTQTEERQCEPLRPEHSKDHGRDDDEELIVKLEEEEEEDDVQIVEPPVDIEHNANDGADQPMTDPDLQAADVVEERESQHWSSVSVGDSDTTDDSDCFFGPEQYSQNLDKEIQLIQNALDSLDGNPSEMGYIDRFMRDNVAGQGAVSKQRTAVSLGQAQPGQPADPTDHPERGPAVRLPSEKRPHGESMSALHSDSRFSFLANGHDSAAQKALKSRRVREKWFICPFCGKSFDRASHLEIHQRIHTGEKPYTCETCGKCFSQRSNLRTHQRTHKEFLPHL, encoded by the exons ATGACTTGCCAGCTAGCAGAAATGCTGATCCAGGAAAACATGGCGAACTGTGTCGCTTTTCAAAGCAAGTTAACCTCAATCATGGACGTGCTAGCCAAAACTGCAGTCGTAGAAATAAGTAAACTGTGGGAGGACGGCTTCGCTTACGTGCAGGTCGAGCTGCGAAGAAGAGAAAGCGAAGTTGAAGCCCTGAAAAGAAAATTGGTGTTTATGGAAAATGAACGGCTAACCCTCATGTCCAGAGCTCAAGGttcatctctcccctcctcatcttcctcctctaagacagagcagcagaagaagacacTGCCACCCACTGATGATG GGTCCAATATGGATTCGGTCCACAGAGCGTCTTCTGAGCagaatgtgagagagaaggtGGATCAAACAACACCATcacccacacagacagaagagagacagtgtgagcCGCTCAGGCCTGAACACAGCAAAGATCACGgcagagatgatgatgaagagttAATAGTCAAactagaggaagaggaagaagaggatgatgtCCAGATTGTGGAGCCGCCGGTAGACATTGAACACAACGCTAATGATGGAGCAGATCAGCCCATGACAGATCCAGACCTCCAAGCTGCTGATGTcgtggaagaaagagaaagccaGCATTGGTCGTCTGTTTCGGTCGGAGACAGCGACACTACTGACGACTCGGATTGCTTTTTTGGACCAGAGCAGTATTCCCAAAATCTGGATAAGGAAATCCAGCTCATTCAAAACGCACTGGACAGTCTTGACGGCAATCCATCAGAAATGGGATACATTGATAGGTTTATGAGGGATAACGTGGCAGGGCAGGGTGCAGTGAGTAAGCAGAGGACTGCTGTGAGTTTGGGTCAGGCACAGCCAGGACAGCCTGCGGACCCCACAGATCACCCGGAGAGAGGACCGGCGGTCAGACTCCCTTCAGAGAAGCGACCGCACGGTGAAAGCATGTCCGCTCTGCACTCAGACAGCAGATTCTCCTTCCTCGCAAACGGACACGACTCGGCGGCGCAGAAAGCTTTAAAGAGTCGCCGCGTGAGGGAGAAATGGTTTATCTGCCCGTTCTGCGGCAAAAGCTTTGATCGCGCCAGCCACCTCGAGATACACCAGCGGATCCACACGGGAGAGAAACCGTACACGTGCGAAACATGCGGGAAGTGTTTTTCCCAGAGGAGTAACCTTCGCACCCACCAGCGGACTCACAAGGAGTTCCTGCCCCATTTATAG